Within Desulfobulbaceae bacterium, the genomic segment TACTCGAGCCCAAATCAGTGACTGGTTGAAAAAAGAGGATGACCCATCATATCAGAACTGCGACGACCCTGATTTTGTAGCCTTCCTTAATGGGTTGATTAATCACTTTCGTGGAAAAAAAGATGGCCCGCACGCTGAGCCAGAGAGTCGTTTAACAAACAATATCATCTTCAGAAAACTAAAAATTGCCTTAAACCTCCAAGCCGACGATGTCATGAAAATTCTGGGACTAGCTGATTTGTCGATGAGCAAGCATGAGCTAAGTGCTTTTTTCCGCAGGCCGGAACACAAGCATTATCGTGATTGCAAGGATCAGATCCTACGTAATTTCTTGAAAGGGATGCAGCTTAAATATCGTAAGTGCGATAAATGATAGTTATTCCAATAAAACTTTTCAGGTAACTTTTTATACTCTTCGTTAATTGACGATTGAAACACGAGCCAGGCTAATTCAAAGAGAGAGTTCCGGATGGGCCTTATTTTTGGGCTAACTGACCACAGGCAGCTGAGATGTCGGCACCTCTACTATCTCGAATTATTACAGTATGACCAGCCTTACGAAGAATCTGGTGAAAAGTTTCAATGGTTTTAGGGAGTGGTTTCTGGAAAGGCAGGGCAGGGCAGGAGTTGTAAGGCAACAAATTTATTTTACACGGAATGCCATGCAGTAGTTTGATTAGTTCTTTAGCGTGTTGAGCCGAGTCATTGACATCCTTTAAAAGAATATATTCGAACATGATGGGTTTTCTTTTAGAGAGTGGAAACTCTCGACAGGCAGTGATAAGCGAATCGAGTGAATAGGTCAGGTTGACCGGCATAATTGAATTTCTGGTACGATCGTCTGCAGCATGAAGAGAAATAGCCATATTGACGCTGCATTTCTGGCCAAGTTCTATTATTTTCGGAACTATGCCACAGGTTGAAACAGTCATTTTACGGTCTGAAAAATTTAAACCCAGATTATCAGATAAAATGGAAAGCGCTGTCATCAGATGATTGAAATTGGCAAGTGGCTCTCCCATTCCCATAAACACTATATTCGTAACCTTACCCGAGTTAGCAGCTAACAGCTCTTCTGCGACATAATAAACTTGATTGACAATTTCAGCCGGTGTCAAATTTCTTTTTAGCCCCATAGTCCCAGTGAGGCAAAATTTACAACCCATTGCACAGCCAACCTGAGACGATACGCATAAGGTATTGCGATCTCCCTCTGGAATAAGGACACTTTCAACGATATGGTCATCAGACAGCATAAATGCGTATTTAATGGTGCCATCTGTTGATATTTCTTTTTTATGCAGGGCCAGCTGACTGAAATAGGCCGTGTTATCGAGTTTCGCCCTGAACTGTTTTGAGATATCAGTCATTTGCTCGAATTTTCGTATACCCGGTCGATACAGCCAGGAGAAAATCTGTTTTGCTCTAAAAGGGGATTCGTCCAGAGAAGAGACAACCTCTATCAGTTTATTTAATGATAAATCTTTTAAATCAATCAATTCAGAGTGATTGAGTGACATACCTATAGAGCCCTCATGTAATCCGGCATTAACGGAGTCTTACCCGCAATTGCCAGATCTAATAATTCCAGAACGTGCCCCTTATCTTTTTGGAGGCGGCAATCTATGGGCAGATAGTTGGAGGCGTGATTTGCCTGAAATTGGACTTTATCAATGGTGATATTCTCAACCATCAATCGAAGTTCGGCCAGAAGGGAGTGTTGATTGGGAAGTGTGAAAAGCCCTTGTTTTATTTGTGCATAGAGTTCTGTGTTGGGCATAGGCATAAGGGTTAAAGCAGCAATTTGATTTGGTTTCATCGAGTTTAGTACCTGGGCTGTCTCTATGGCATTCTTAGCAGACAGTTTTGTGCCGCCAATTCCTAAAAGGGTGGTGACTGAAAGGAAAATCCCGGCATCTCTTACTTTGCAAGCTGCCTCAATCATCTGCTGGCTACTTGAACATTTTTTTATACCGGTAAGAATAGTATCGCAACCACTCTCCAGTCCCATATAAATACGATCAAGGCCAAGTGCCTTTAACTCCGCTAGCTCCTCCACGGTTTTTGATCGAATACTTTTTGCATTACCATAAAGTCGTATTCTTTTCACTGACGGAAGCTTATTTTTTATTGAGGTAATAAGGCCAACAAGCCGTTTATGCGACAATATTAGCACATCGCCATCGGCAAGAAAAAGACGGTTTACATGCGCATAATGTTGGGCTGCAAAAGCTAAGTCATCCATAACGACATGATCTGGCTTTATAGTAAACTTCTGATCTTTATAGGCCCCGCAAAAAGTACATTTATTGTGAGAACAACCAACAGTGACTTGTAATATGATACTTCGAGACTCACTGGGCGGCCTGATAACGTTACCTTGATAATCCATTATTTAAAGCAAGTGAGCTATGAGATGTGAAAGAGAAGGGGAGGGGAAAAAGTGAAATGGCTGTATACAATCACGTCACTCTTCCCTGTTATATGTGCAGCTTTCTTATTTATTTTTATTTTCGAACTCTTCCATGAAAGAGACGAGTTTTTCAACACCCTCAACAGGAAAGGCATTATAAATTGAGGCCCGAATACCGCCAATGGAACGATGCCCTTTTAAACCATTTAAATCGACAGCCAAAGCTTCACTTATAAATTGTGCTTCGAGCTCCGGAGTCGGGAGATTAAAGGTGATGTTCATCATGGAACGATTGTTTGACTGGGCATGTCCTTTATAAAAGGAAGAAGAATCAATGCAATCATATATAAGCTTTGCTTTCTTACGATTCTGGGCCTCAATCGCAGGGACACCACCAATATCTTTGAGCCATTTCAAAACAAGACCAATGGCATAAATCGCAAAACAAGGCGGTGTGTTAAACATGGACGCCTTATCTGAATGGGTTTTGTATTTGAACATAGTAGGAATATTGCCTGGCGCTTTATCAAGAAGATCTTCCCTGATAATTACAACAGTACACCCCGCAGGCCCCATATTCTTTTGAGCACCGGCAAAGATTAAGCCAAACGATGAAACGTCAATTTTTCGAGACAAAATATCCGAGGACATATCACAAATCATGGTAGTTTCTGTTTTAGGCATCTCACTGAACTGCGTACCGTAAATTGTGTTATTTGAAACAAAATAAAGATATTCACTGGAGTTTGCTGAGGCGAAATCCAGGTTTGCCGGTAATCGATCAAAGCCTGTATCCTCGCTTGAAAAGGCGACATCAATATCACCAAATAATTTGGCCTCCTTGATTGCCTTTTTTGACCATGTGCCAGTGTTTAAATAGGTGGCTTTCTTAGTGGTTGAACTGAGTAAGTTCATTGGTACCATGGCAAATTGCGTGGAGGCACCACCTTGAAGAAAAAGAACTTTATAGTTGTCAGGGATATCGAGCAGTTCTCTGAGAAGTTTTTCGGTATTGTCGGTTACAGCAATAAAATCTTTGCTGCGGTGGCTAAGCTCTATAAGCCCCATCCCGGTGTTATTGAAATTAATAATATCTTTTGAAGCTTGCAGCAAAACTTCCTGCGGTAAGGTTGCAGGTCCTGGGCTAAAGTTATAAACTCTCTCTGGCATGATGTGACTCCTTATGGTAGTGAATATATGCTGTTTAAATCTTTTATAGTGTTCGATTGATCGGGCCCTTCGCTGTGGATACCCGCATCACAGTAACTAAGTAAAAAAACAGTACAACATACCTTATATAACTTATTTCTGCCATGAGTAATCTTGCACCTCATACTTCAAACAAACACTGTTTTAGTGAACCAGTTATATTTTTGGCAGGTCCGACGGCATCAGGAAAAACAGAGTTAGCCATCGCCATAGCCCAGCAGTTTAACTGTGAAATTGTCGGAGTGGATTCCATGCAGATCTATAAATATATGGATATTGGTTCTGCAAAACCCTCTAAAGATGAACTCTCTCAGGTGGCCCATCATTTAATCGACTACGTTAATCCGGATGAACCATATAATGCGTCGCGATTTGTTAGCGATTGCTGTCATGCGATTGAATGCATACGTGAACGTGATAAAATACCTTTGCTGGTTGGTGGTACCGGACTCTATTTTCAGGCCTTGGAGTTTGGAATTTTCTCTCAACCCCAGATCGATGAAGCTATTCGGGAAAACCTGAGAAACGAAGTTCTGGAGAGAGGTTCAAGAGATCTGCATAAGGAGTTGCAGAGAGTTGATCTGCAAAGTGCTGAGCGTATTCATGAAAACGATAGCTACAGGATAGTGCGTGCCCTAGAAATTTTTCGTTCGACTGGCAAAACCTGGTCGGAGTATATTGATGAGCATAAAAGTGCAGAAGGAAGAATTAAACGCCCCAAAAAACTATTAAAATTAGGAATTGATCGTAATCGAGATCAACTGTATGAACGAATCAACCAAAGAGTTGCAACTATGATTGAGCTCGGATTGGTTGCTGAAGTAAATATGCTTTTAGGCATGGGCTATGCTGCCACACTTAGCTCAATGCAGTCGCTGGGCTATCGGCATATACTTTCTTTTTTGAACGGTGAATGGAGTTGGGAAAAGACAGTTGAGCTACTCGCCCGAGATACCCGGCGCTATGCGAAGCGACAGTTTACCTGGTTCAAAAAAGATACCGACGTTAATTGGTATTACCCCGACAAGCGAAACGAACTCTTCACTAAAATTTCAAAATTTTTGGCGATATAAGATCCATATGAATTTATCAAGTTTTAAACATAAGAAATGGCTAGTTAAAGATATTGACGATGAAAATGTCAGCCTAATATCTACTAAATACGGACTTTCAAAACTGTCATCATGCTTACTGTCGGGTCGAAAGATAGATGAATATGACGTAGGGAAGTTCCTTCATCCCCAACTGGGTCAGCTCCCATCACCATTTTTACTTAAAGGTGTTCATGATGCCGTGAAAATAATACATGAGTCTATAGTGAACAACGAGCATATAGTATTGTATGGTGATTATGATGTTGATGGTGTGACGGCGGTATCTGTACTGGCAAATTTCTTGATGCTCTTAAATAAAAAATACCTTATTTGCCACCCGAATCGAATAATGGACGGTTACGGGCTGAAGTATTCAGTTGTCAACAACTTAATGGCAGGGGAGAGACCGGGACTAGTAGTTACTTGTGACTGCGGTATTTCTGATGAAAGTGAAGTTTCCAAATTACGAAATGCAGGCTGGAAGGTGATAGTTACCGATCATCACCAACCGCCGGATGATCTTCCTGATGCCAATGTGATTATTGATCCTTGGCAGACTGGCTGTGCTTTTCCTTTTAAAGACCTGGCTGGAGTAGGGGTCTCTTTTTTTCTGGTCATGGCCTTAAGAAGTTATTTAGTAGAAGTTGGCTACTTAAGCATGAGCACTGCCCCTAACTTAAAAAAACTCCTTGATATTGTTGCTATAGGCACTATTTGTGACATGGTAGAAGTCAGAGGTGTTAATAGAATTCTGGTCACTGCCGGCCTTGACGTGCTGACTATGACCAATAACCATGGATTAGCGAAATTATTAGAACAATGTGGATTATCCCAGAGAAAAATAATTTACTCTGAAGACATTTCATTTAAGATTGGACCGCGACTTAATGCTCCTGGTCGTATGGGTGATGCAGGATTGTCGAGCAGGCTCCTGACCGCCGACAATCCTGAAAATACCCAGGAGATAATAAATAAGATTGAACTGATTAATGACAACAGGCGGCAGCTTACATTTACGCATATTGAGCAGGCAAAAGATGAAGTAGACAAACAGAAACTTACCGGCAAACCCTGCATTATAATCTACCGGAAAGACTGGCATCTGGGTGTTATCGGAATTGTCGCCTCAAAATTGATAGAAGAGTATGGCTTGCCTGCTATTGCGCTTTGTGGTGAGGGTATACTCAAAGGCTCCGTACGTTCAATCGAGGGCTTGAATTTTCATGACATACTTGCCGAATGCTCCGATATTCTGGTTGAGTTTGGAGGACATAGCGCTGCCTGTGGATTTAGTGTCGAAGAGTCAAGGCTTGAGGCGTTAAGAAGCAGACTTTACGATCTGGTTGCCAAGAATCTAAGCTCAGGTGAGACTGAGTCTACCTTGATAATTGATCATAGCTTTGCTGATAACGAGTGGGAGATAAGTGAAGTTGAAGCTGCAAATAACGCTCTTCAACCATACGGGTTTAACAATTTTGAACCTATTTATACTTTAAAATCAGCTTGTGAGTTGAGAAATATTCAATTCATTGGTAAAGAGAAGTCGCATTTACGGTTTCAAGCTAAACTCGGAGGAAGTCTGATTAATGCAATTGGATTTGGCTTTGCTGATGCTATTCGAAAGCACACCACCATAGAAAATTCTGCTGTAAAAGCGCATATTGCTTTTAGCCTCCGAAAAAACTTCTTTAATCATCAAGAGACCAATCAGCTTTTCATACACGATCTTATCTTGGAGTCGCACGCATAAGAATTTAATGGCTTAGCAGTTTCAAGGGGGGTGCACAGATTAAAATAGTTGTAACGCCATGGTATCATTTGTTTTATATTAAACTAAACATAATACACATTATGCGACATTGCTTATCACTCTGTATTTCGCATAGTTAAAAGGAAATCCGACAATGAATCGAGATATCTATCAGGAGCCGCTTGTTGGCAGATACACAAGCAAAGAGATGCAGTATCTTTTTTCCGAACAGAATAAGTTTGAAACGTGGCGCCAGTGCTGGATAGCCCTCGCCGAAGCCCAGTATGAGCTTGGCCTTGACCTGGTAAAGCCGGAAATGATTGCCCAGATGAAGCAGCATGCTGCGGATATCGACTTTGAGATGGCTACAGCTAAGGAAAAAGAGACACGCCACGATGTTATGGCGCACGTTTATACCTTTGGCCAGAAATGCCCATTGGCCGAGCCCATTATTCACCTTGGCGCCACCTCTCAGTTTGTTGGCTGCAACACAGATCTGGTGACACAAAAAAAGGCGTTAGCCCTTATTAAAAAGGCACTAGTCAATGTAATCAACAACTTAGCTGAATTCTGCAAACAACATAAGGGCCTGGCCACTCTCGGCTACACGCATTATCAGCCTGCCCAACCG encodes:
- a CDS encoding DUF1456 family protein, which gives rise to TRAQISDWLKKEDDPSYQNCDDPDFVAFLNGLINHFRGKKDGPHAEPESRLTNNIIFRKLKIALNLQADDVMKILGLADLSMSKHELSAFFRRPEHKHYRDCKDQILRNFLKGMQLKYRKCDK
- the rlmN gene encoding 23S rRNA (adenine(2503)-C(2))-methyltransferase RlmN, with amino-acid sequence MSLNHSELIDLKDLSLNKLIEVVSSLDESPFRAKQIFSWLYRPGIRKFEQMTDISKQFRAKLDNTAYFSQLALHKKEISTDGTIKYAFMLSDDHIVESVLIPEGDRNTLCVSSQVGCAMGCKFCLTGTMGLKRNLTPAEIVNQVYYVAEELLAANSGKVTNIVFMGMGEPLANFNHLMTALSILSDNLGLNFSDRKMTVSTCGIVPKIIELGQKCSVNMAISLHAADDRTRNSIMPVNLTYSLDSLITACREFPLSKRKPIMFEYILLKDVNDSAQHAKELIKLLHGIPCKINLLPYNSCPALPFQKPLPKTIETFHQILRKAGHTVIIRDSRGADISAACGQLAQK
- a CDS encoding radical SAM protein; amino-acid sequence: MDYQGNVIRPPSESRSIILQVTVGCSHNKCTFCGAYKDQKFTIKPDHVVMDDLAFAAQHYAHVNRLFLADGDVLILSHKRLVGLITSIKNKLPSVKRIRLYGNAKSIRSKTVEELAELKALGLDRIYMGLESGCDTILTGIKKCSSSQQMIEAACKVRDAGIFLSVTTLLGIGGTKLSAKNAIETAQVLNSMKPNQIAALTLMPMPNTELYAQIKQGLFTLPNQHSLLAELRLMVENITIDKVQFQANHASNYLPIDCRLQKDKGHVLELLDLAIAGKTPLMPDYMRAL
- the serC gene encoding 3-phosphoserine/phosphohydroxythreonine transaminase produces the protein MPERVYNFSPGPATLPQEVLLQASKDIINFNNTGMGLIELSHRSKDFIAVTDNTEKLLRELLDIPDNYKVLFLQGGASTQFAMVPMNLLSSTTKKATYLNTGTWSKKAIKEAKLFGDIDVAFSSEDTGFDRLPANLDFASANSSEYLYFVSNNTIYGTQFSEMPKTETTMICDMSSDILSRKIDVSSFGLIFAGAQKNMGPAGCTVVIIREDLLDKAPGNIPTMFKYKTHSDKASMFNTPPCFAIYAIGLVLKWLKDIGGVPAIEAQNRKKAKLIYDCIDSSSFYKGHAQSNNRSMMNITFNLPTPELEAQFISEALAVDLNGLKGHRSIGGIRASIYNAFPVEGVEKLVSFMEEFENKNK
- the miaA gene encoding tRNA (adenosine(37)-N6)-dimethylallyltransferase MiaA, whose protein sequence is MSNLAPHTSNKHCFSEPVIFLAGPTASGKTELAIAIAQQFNCEIVGVDSMQIYKYMDIGSAKPSKDELSQVAHHLIDYVNPDEPYNASRFVSDCCHAIECIRERDKIPLLVGGTGLYFQALEFGIFSQPQIDEAIRENLRNEVLERGSRDLHKELQRVDLQSAERIHENDSYRIVRALEIFRSTGKTWSEYIDEHKSAEGRIKRPKKLLKLGIDRNRDQLYERINQRVATMIELGLVAEVNMLLGMGYAATLSSMQSLGYRHILSFLNGEWSWEKTVELLARDTRRYAKRQFTWFKKDTDVNWYYPDKRNELFTKISKFLAI
- the recJ gene encoding single-stranded-DNA-specific exonuclease RecJ, with product MNLSSFKHKKWLVKDIDDENVSLISTKYGLSKLSSCLLSGRKIDEYDVGKFLHPQLGQLPSPFLLKGVHDAVKIIHESIVNNEHIVLYGDYDVDGVTAVSVLANFLMLLNKKYLICHPNRIMDGYGLKYSVVNNLMAGERPGLVVTCDCGISDESEVSKLRNAGWKVIVTDHHQPPDDLPDANVIIDPWQTGCAFPFKDLAGVGVSFFLVMALRSYLVEVGYLSMSTAPNLKKLLDIVAIGTICDMVEVRGVNRILVTAGLDVLTMTNNHGLAKLLEQCGLSQRKIIYSEDISFKIGPRLNAPGRMGDAGLSSRLLTADNPENTQEIINKIELINDNRRQLTFTHIEQAKDEVDKQKLTGKPCIIIYRKDWHLGVIGIVASKLIEEYGLPAIALCGEGILKGSVRSIEGLNFHDILAECSDILVEFGGHSAACGFSVEESRLEALRSRLYDLVAKNLSSGETESTLIIDHSFADNEWEISEVEAANNALQPYGFNNFEPIYTLKSACELRNIQFIGKEKSHLRFQAKLGGSLINAIGFGFADAIRKHTTIENSAVKAHIAFSLRKNFFNHQETNQLFIHDLILESHA